In one Solanum dulcamara chromosome 1, daSolDulc1.2, whole genome shotgun sequence genomic region, the following are encoded:
- the LOC129899235 gene encoding uncharacterized protein LOC129899235 isoform X1 — protein sequence MEVDTGNSCFIEKLPVERFTSTTTRETKKPPETNKSPAAFVNHAAIAWHENRRKWVGEVSRKSERIPKDPIISWSTTYEELLSTTDPFSERIPLTIILQTFGNLVHLRQSLTRKIFSLTFNFV from the exons ATGGAAGTAGATACCGGAAATTCGTGTTTTATTGAGAAGCTGCCTGTAGAAAGATTCACATCTACAACTACAAGAGAAACAAAGAAGCCTCCAGAAACTAACAAAAGCCCTGCTGCATTTGTCAATCACG CTGCTATTGCATGGCATGAGAACAGAAGAAAATGGGTTGGAGAAGTATCAAGGAAGTCAGAAAGGATACCGAAGGATCCAATTATAAG TTGGTCAACTACCTACGAAGAGTTGCTCTCTACAACTGACCCTTTCTCCGAGCGAATTCCTTTAACG ATTATTTTGCAGACATTTGGAAATCTTGTGCATCTTCGACAGTCTTTGACCCGTAAGATATTTAGCTTGACATTCAACTTCGTCTAG
- the LOC129899235 gene encoding uncharacterized protein LOC129899235 isoform X2 yields the protein MEVDTGNSCFIEKLPVERFTSTTTRETKKPPETNKSPAAFVNHAAIAWHENRRKWVGEVSRKSERIPKDPIISWSTTYEELLSTTDPFSERIPLTEMVDFLVDIWHDEGLFD from the exons ATGGAAGTAGATACCGGAAATTCGTGTTTTATTGAGAAGCTGCCTGTAGAAAGATTCACATCTACAACTACAAGAGAAACAAAGAAGCCTCCAGAAACTAACAAAAGCCCTGCTGCATTTGTCAATCACG CTGCTATTGCATGGCATGAGAACAGAAGAAAATGGGTTGGAGAAGTATCAAGGAAGTCAGAAAGGATACCGAAGGATCCAATTATAAG TTGGTCAACTACCTACGAAGAGTTGCTCTCTACAACTGACCCTTTCTCCGAGCGAATTCCTTTAACG GAAATGGTTGACTTTTTAGTCGATATCTGGCACGATGAGGGGCTTTTCGACTAG